One window of Ammospiza nelsoni isolate bAmmNel1 chromosome 12, bAmmNel1.pri, whole genome shotgun sequence genomic DNA carries:
- the PXMP4 gene encoding peroxisomal membrane protein 4 codes for MAGGAMAGGEDSLRALLRAANALLQQRRYHAALAVIKGFRNGAVYGAKIRAPHALVMTFLFKSGSFREKLKSIAQATYAHSRNLAYFVFTYKGLLAAQSRLQGKKIPFHSFLAACIGGWLVFGDNNPINSQIIMYLLSRILFGLSRLAVQKGYIPQPRQDPFPLLAALVWGTVLWLFEYHRDTLQPSLQSSMTYLYEDSEVWHDVSDFLIYNKRTDSK; via the exons ATGGCCGGCGGGGCCATGGCGGGTGGGGAGGATTCGCTTCGCGCTCTGCTCCGCGCCGCCAACGCGCTCCTGCAGCAGCGCCGCTACCACGCCGCGCTCGCCGTCATCAAAGGCTTCCGAAACGGCGCCGT TTATGGAGCCAAAATCCGTGCCCCACACGCCCTGGTGATGACTTTCCTGTTCAAGAGTGGAAG TTtcagggagaagctgaagtCCATTGCCCAGGCCACGTACGCCCACTCCCGGAACCTGGCTTATTTTGTGTTCACCTACAAGGGGCTCCTGGCAGCCCAGTCCCggctgcaggggaaaaaaatcccattccaTTCCTTCCTTGCAGCCTGCATTGGGGGCTGGCTGGTGTTTGGTGACAACAATCCCATCAACAGCCAG ATCATCATGTACCTGCTGTCCCGCATCCTGTTCGGGCTGTCCCGGCTGGCTGTGCAGAAGGGCTacatcccccagcccaggcaggatcccttccctctgctggctgccctggtGTGGGGGACAGTCCTGTGGCTCTTTGAGTACCACAGGGACActctgcagccctccctgcagtcCTCCATGACCTACCTGTATGAGGACAGTGAGGTGTGGCACGACGTGTCTGACTTCCTCATCTACAACAAAAGGACAGACAGCAAGTAG
- the ZNF341 gene encoding zinc finger protein 341 isoform X2, translated as MAQAIFEALEGMDNQTVLAVQSLLDGQGGVTDPSAPNVNSSAAIQPMDDEDVFLCGKCKKQFNSLPAFMTHKREQCQGSAPSLSSVSLATNTVYTPSITSVQQAPSAARQQISTYITVPPSPLIQTLVQGNILVSDEVLMSAMSAFTSLDQPMPAVQPPVQSSMSLHAGAGYLSQPPPPPPPPPPPPPQPPPPPPSLAAPGQPGGGSGVVEVYSAPAPMAAASTVEIQTLGMQPYPPMEVPSQCVESPVYPSPPVYSPGKQGFKAKSTSAATPLSSAGGGSVVGFDSPAAAKTRRCKNETGLQEGKPKSPKLKCTYCDKAFTKNFDLQQHIRSHTGEKPFQCIVCGRAFAQKSNVKKHMQTHKVWPPGLGCTISRSSITVQVMALNPSQPEDEENTGLPPRNAVPPAQELSPLEESEAAKLEAKQVVLIDSSYQCQFCPSKFNTYFQLKSHMTQHKNEQVYKCVVKTCAQTFQKLESFLEHIKSHQEELSYRCHLCSKDFPSLYELGVHQYSHSLLPQHSPKKDMAVYKCVKCVNKYSTPEALEHHLQTATHNFPCPHCQKVFPCERYLRRHIPTHGGGSKFKCQICKKFFRREHYLKLHAHIHSGEKPFKCSVCDAAFNRKDKLKRHMLIHEPFKKYKCPFSSHTGCNKEFNRPDKLKAHILSHSGMKIHKCQYCNKSFSRRAHMVEHQRSHTGNYKYRCATCSKGFTRHKYLREHKCRLGSPKDKELQLRKAQKKRAGRGRKAGLALGLPELKDGAAGDSSPESGPNKEPFQESDAVLSIVVGGSGAADPGLVPGQPNSMGSDLALAELQTASEGPCTMLAVPVYIQTSE; from the exons ATGGCGCAGGCGATCTTCGAGGCGCTGGAAG GGATGGATAACCAGactgtgctggctgtgcagtCCTTGCTGGATGGCCAAGGAGGTGTCACAGACCCGTCTGCTCCCAATGTCAACTCCTCTGCAGCCATCCAGCCCATGG ATGATGAAGACGTGTTCCTGTGTGGGAAGTGTAAGAAGCAGTTCAactccctgcctgccttcatGACCCACAAGagagagcagtgccagggcagtgccccatccctgtcctcagTGTCTCTGGCCACTAACACTGTGTACACCCCATCCATCACCTCAGTGCAGcaggctcccagtgctgcccgCCAG caaaTCTCTACGTACATCACAGTTCCCCCATCACCTTTGATCCAGACCCTGGTGCAGGGGAACATCTTGGTCAGTGATGAGGTGCTGATGTCAGCCATGTCTGCTTTCACCTCCTTGGACCAGCCCAtgccagcagtgcagccccCAGTGCAG AGCAGCATGAGTCTGCACGCCGGGGCCGGTTACCTGTCCcagcccccgccgccgccgccgcccccgccgccgcccccgccgcagccgccgcctcccccgccGAGCCTGGCGGCTCCCGGGCAgcccggcggcggcagcggcgtgGTGGAGGTGTACAGCGCCCCTGCTcccatggcagcagccagcaccgTGGAGATCCAGACTCTGGGCATGCAGCCCTACCCGCCCATGGAG GTACCAAGCCAGTGTGTGGAAAGCCCAGTGTACCCCTCTCCCCCTGTGTACAgccctgggaagcagggctTCAAGGCCAAGAGCACCAGTGCTGCCACCCccctgagcagtgcagggggAGGCTCTGTGGTTGGCTTTGattcccctgctgctgccaaaacTCGCCGCTGCAAGAACGAGACTGGGCTGCAGGAAG GCAAACCCAAGTCCCCCAAGCTGAAGTGCACATACTGTGACAAGGCCTTTACCAAGAACTTtgacctgcagcagcacatcagGAG CCACACAGGTGAGAAGCCCTTCCAGTGCATCGTGTGTGGCCGTGCCTTTGCCCAGAAGTCCAACGTGAAGAAGCACATGCAGACCCACAAGGTGTGgcctccagggctgggctgcaccaTCTCCCGCAGCTCCATCACTGTGCAGGTCATGGCCCTGAACCCCAGCCAGCCTGAGGATGAGGAGAACACAG GTTTGCCCCCCAGGAACGCGGTGCCCCCGGCCCAGGAGCTGAGCCCCTTGGAGGAGAGCGAGGCAGCCAAGCTGGAGGCCAAGCAGGTTGTCCTCATTGACAGCTCCTACCAGTGCCAGTTCTGCCCCAGCAAGTTCAACACCTACTTCCAGCTCAAGTCACACATGACACAGCACAAGAATGAGCAG gtgtACAAATGTGTGGTGAAGACCTGTGCCCAGACCTTCCAGAAGCTGGAGTCCTTCCTTGAGCACATCAAGAGCCACCAGGAGGAGCTGAGTTACCGCTGCCACCTGTGCAGCAAGGACTTCCCCTCTCTGTACGAGCTGGGCGTGCACCAGTACTCGCACagcctgctgccccagcacagccccaagaAGGACATGGCCGTGTACAA GTGTGTGAAGTGTGTCAATAAATACTCCACCCCAGAAGCCCTGGAGCACCATCTGCAGACAGCAACGCACAACTTCCCCTGCCCCCACTGCCAGAAG GTGTTCCCCTGCGAGCGGTACCTGCGCCGCCACATCCCCACGCACGGCGGGGGCAGCAAGTTCAAGTGCCAGATCTGTAAGAAGTTCTTCCGGCGGGAGCACTACCTCAAGCTGCACGCCCACATCCACTCGG GTGAGAAGCCCTTCAAATGCTCGGTGTGTGACGCAGCGTTCAACCGCAAGGACAAGCTCAAGCGCCACATGCTCATCCACGAGCCCTTCAAGAAATACAAATGTCCCTTCTC aAGCCACACAGGCTGCAATAAAGAGTTCAACAGGCCTGACAAGCTGAAGGCTCACATTCTGTCCCATTCAG GGATGAAGATCCACAAGTGCCAGTACTGTAACAAGTCCTTCAGCCGCCGCGCCCACATGGTGGAGCACCAGCGCTCGCACACCGGCAACTACAAATACCGCTGTGCCACGTGCAGCAAGGGCTTCACCCGCCACAAGTACCTGCGGGAGCACAAGTGCCGCCTGGGCTCGCCCAAGgacaaggagctgcagctcaggaaggCGCAGAAGaagcgggcggggcggggccgcaaggcggggctggccctggggctgcccgaGCTCAAGGACGGCGCTGCCGGGGACAGCTCCCCCGAGAGCGGCCCCAACAAGGAGCCCTTCCAGGAGTCGGATGCTGTGCTGTCCATCGTGGTTGGTGGGTCAGGAGCTGCAGACCCTGGGCtggtcccagggcagcccaacAGCATGGGCTCCGAcctggccctggcagagctgcagacagcCTCGGAAGGGCCCTGCaccatgctggctgtgcctgtgtaCATCCAGACCTCCGAGTGA
- the ZNF341 gene encoding zinc finger protein 341 isoform X1, with the protein MAQAIFEALEGNGARPGPRRDLPSRGHSRGMDNQTVLAVQSLLDGQGGVTDPSAPNVNSSAAIQPMDDEDVFLCGKCKKQFNSLPAFMTHKREQCQGSAPSLSSVSLATNTVYTPSITSVQQAPSAARQQISTYITVPPSPLIQTLVQGNILVSDEVLMSAMSAFTSLDQPMPAVQPPVQSSMSLHAGAGYLSQPPPPPPPPPPPPPQPPPPPPSLAAPGQPGGGSGVVEVYSAPAPMAAASTVEIQTLGMQPYPPMEVPSQCVESPVYPSPPVYSPGKQGFKAKSTSAATPLSSAGGGSVVGFDSPAAAKTRRCKNETGLQEGKPKSPKLKCTYCDKAFTKNFDLQQHIRSHTGEKPFQCIVCGRAFAQKSNVKKHMQTHKVWPPGLGCTISRSSITVQVMALNPSQPEDEENTGLPPRNAVPPAQELSPLEESEAAKLEAKQVVLIDSSYQCQFCPSKFNTYFQLKSHMTQHKNEQVYKCVVKTCAQTFQKLESFLEHIKSHQEELSYRCHLCSKDFPSLYELGVHQYSHSLLPQHSPKKDMAVYKCVKCVNKYSTPEALEHHLQTATHNFPCPHCQKVFPCERYLRRHIPTHGGGSKFKCQICKKFFRREHYLKLHAHIHSGEKPFKCSVCDAAFNRKDKLKRHMLIHEPFKKYKCPFSSHTGCNKEFNRPDKLKAHILSHSGMKIHKCQYCNKSFSRRAHMVEHQRSHTGNYKYRCATCSKGFTRHKYLREHKCRLGSPKDKELQLRKAQKKRAGRGRKAGLALGLPELKDGAAGDSSPESGPNKEPFQESDAVLSIVVGGSGAADPGLVPGQPNSMGSDLALAELQTASEGPCTMLAVPVYIQTSE; encoded by the exons ATGGCGCAGGCGATCTTCGAGGCGCTGGAAGGTAACGGGGCCAgaccggggccgcgccgggacCTCCCGAGCCGCGGCCACAGCCGGG GGATGGATAACCAGactgtgctggctgtgcagtCCTTGCTGGATGGCCAAGGAGGTGTCACAGACCCGTCTGCTCCCAATGTCAACTCCTCTGCAGCCATCCAGCCCATGG ATGATGAAGACGTGTTCCTGTGTGGGAAGTGTAAGAAGCAGTTCAactccctgcctgccttcatGACCCACAAGagagagcagtgccagggcagtgccccatccctgtcctcagTGTCTCTGGCCACTAACACTGTGTACACCCCATCCATCACCTCAGTGCAGcaggctcccagtgctgcccgCCAG caaaTCTCTACGTACATCACAGTTCCCCCATCACCTTTGATCCAGACCCTGGTGCAGGGGAACATCTTGGTCAGTGATGAGGTGCTGATGTCAGCCATGTCTGCTTTCACCTCCTTGGACCAGCCCAtgccagcagtgcagccccCAGTGCAG AGCAGCATGAGTCTGCACGCCGGGGCCGGTTACCTGTCCcagcccccgccgccgccgccgcccccgccgccgcccccgccgcagccgccgcctcccccgccGAGCCTGGCGGCTCCCGGGCAgcccggcggcggcagcggcgtgGTGGAGGTGTACAGCGCCCCTGCTcccatggcagcagccagcaccgTGGAGATCCAGACTCTGGGCATGCAGCCCTACCCGCCCATGGAG GTACCAAGCCAGTGTGTGGAAAGCCCAGTGTACCCCTCTCCCCCTGTGTACAgccctgggaagcagggctTCAAGGCCAAGAGCACCAGTGCTGCCACCCccctgagcagtgcagggggAGGCTCTGTGGTTGGCTTTGattcccctgctgctgccaaaacTCGCCGCTGCAAGAACGAGACTGGGCTGCAGGAAG GCAAACCCAAGTCCCCCAAGCTGAAGTGCACATACTGTGACAAGGCCTTTACCAAGAACTTtgacctgcagcagcacatcagGAG CCACACAGGTGAGAAGCCCTTCCAGTGCATCGTGTGTGGCCGTGCCTTTGCCCAGAAGTCCAACGTGAAGAAGCACATGCAGACCCACAAGGTGTGgcctccagggctgggctgcaccaTCTCCCGCAGCTCCATCACTGTGCAGGTCATGGCCCTGAACCCCAGCCAGCCTGAGGATGAGGAGAACACAG GTTTGCCCCCCAGGAACGCGGTGCCCCCGGCCCAGGAGCTGAGCCCCTTGGAGGAGAGCGAGGCAGCCAAGCTGGAGGCCAAGCAGGTTGTCCTCATTGACAGCTCCTACCAGTGCCAGTTCTGCCCCAGCAAGTTCAACACCTACTTCCAGCTCAAGTCACACATGACACAGCACAAGAATGAGCAG gtgtACAAATGTGTGGTGAAGACCTGTGCCCAGACCTTCCAGAAGCTGGAGTCCTTCCTTGAGCACATCAAGAGCCACCAGGAGGAGCTGAGTTACCGCTGCCACCTGTGCAGCAAGGACTTCCCCTCTCTGTACGAGCTGGGCGTGCACCAGTACTCGCACagcctgctgccccagcacagccccaagaAGGACATGGCCGTGTACAA GTGTGTGAAGTGTGTCAATAAATACTCCACCCCAGAAGCCCTGGAGCACCATCTGCAGACAGCAACGCACAACTTCCCCTGCCCCCACTGCCAGAAG GTGTTCCCCTGCGAGCGGTACCTGCGCCGCCACATCCCCACGCACGGCGGGGGCAGCAAGTTCAAGTGCCAGATCTGTAAGAAGTTCTTCCGGCGGGAGCACTACCTCAAGCTGCACGCCCACATCCACTCGG GTGAGAAGCCCTTCAAATGCTCGGTGTGTGACGCAGCGTTCAACCGCAAGGACAAGCTCAAGCGCCACATGCTCATCCACGAGCCCTTCAAGAAATACAAATGTCCCTTCTC aAGCCACACAGGCTGCAATAAAGAGTTCAACAGGCCTGACAAGCTGAAGGCTCACATTCTGTCCCATTCAG GGATGAAGATCCACAAGTGCCAGTACTGTAACAAGTCCTTCAGCCGCCGCGCCCACATGGTGGAGCACCAGCGCTCGCACACCGGCAACTACAAATACCGCTGTGCCACGTGCAGCAAGGGCTTCACCCGCCACAAGTACCTGCGGGAGCACAAGTGCCGCCTGGGCTCGCCCAAGgacaaggagctgcagctcaggaaggCGCAGAAGaagcgggcggggcggggccgcaaggcggggctggccctggggctgcccgaGCTCAAGGACGGCGCTGCCGGGGACAGCTCCCCCGAGAGCGGCCCCAACAAGGAGCCCTTCCAGGAGTCGGATGCTGTGCTGTCCATCGTGGTTGGTGGGTCAGGAGCTGCAGACCCTGGGCtggtcccagggcagcccaacAGCATGGGCTCCGAcctggccctggcagagctgcagacagcCTCGGAAGGGCCCTGCaccatgctggctgtgcctgtgtaCATCCAGACCTCCGAGTGA